The Streptomyces sp. NBC_01255 genome window below encodes:
- a CDS encoding TIM barrel protein, with product MARFSAGAGTDQRFDVNLSILFTELPLLERPAAAAAAGFTAVELWWPWIDTATPEQSELDALKKALEDAGTQLVGLNFYAGQLPGPDRGALSVPGDESDRFRANIEVAADFAASVGCKALNALYGNRVDGVDPQIQDALALENLVLAARAADRIGAILLVETLNKPESPLYPLVSAPSAIEVIDKVNAATGLGNAKFLLDIYHLSMNGEDVSQVIAEYAAKTGHVQIADNPGRGAPGTGELPLEQLLGELKKAGYDGWVGLEYKAADAAASFDWLPVEARPAR from the coding sequence ATGGCCCGCTTCTCAGCAGGCGCAGGCACGGACCAGCGCTTCGATGTGAACCTGTCGATCCTCTTCACGGAACTCCCGCTCCTGGAGCGCCCCGCGGCCGCCGCCGCGGCGGGCTTCACCGCGGTCGAGCTGTGGTGGCCCTGGATCGACACCGCCACCCCCGAGCAGAGCGAGCTCGACGCCCTCAAGAAAGCCCTTGAGGACGCCGGCACCCAGCTGGTGGGTCTGAACTTCTACGCCGGGCAGCTCCCCGGCCCGGACCGCGGTGCCCTCTCCGTACCCGGGGACGAGTCGGACCGCTTCCGCGCCAACATCGAGGTGGCCGCCGACTTCGCCGCCTCGGTCGGCTGCAAGGCGCTCAACGCGCTCTACGGCAACCGCGTCGACGGCGTGGACCCGCAGATCCAGGACGCCCTCGCCCTGGAGAACCTGGTCCTGGCCGCCCGCGCGGCCGACCGGATCGGCGCGATCCTCCTCGTCGAGACCCTCAACAAGCCGGAGTCGCCGCTCTACCCGCTGGTGAGCGCCCCCTCCGCGATCGAGGTCATCGACAAGGTGAACGCGGCCACCGGCCTCGGCAACGCCAAGTTCCTCCTCGACATCTACCACCTGTCGATGAACGGCGAGGACGTCAGCCAGGTCATCGCGGAGTACGCCGCCAAGACCGGCCACGTCCAGATCGCGGACAACCCGGGCCGCGGCGCGCCGGGCACCGGTGAGCTCCCCCTGGAGCAGCTCCTCGGCGAGCTCAAGAAGGCCGGCTACGACGGCTGGGTCGGCCTGGAGTACAAGGCCGCCGACGCCGCCGCGTCCTTCGACTGGCTCCCGGTCGAGGCCCGCCCGGCCCGCTGA
- the uraH gene encoding hydroxyisourate hydrolase, whose translation MSTDTTASVSTHILDTSIGRPAEGVAITLAARKGLDGEWVALGGSATDADGRCKDLPALPEETTHVRLDFEVEEYFSKKQAEAQQDAPRVRDSGAFFPEVAITFAVKPGEHYHVPLLLNPFGYSVYRGS comes from the coding sequence ATGAGCACCGACACCACGGCCTCGGTGTCCACGCACATCCTGGACACCAGCATCGGCCGCCCCGCCGAGGGCGTGGCCATCACGCTCGCGGCCCGCAAGGGCCTCGACGGCGAGTGGGTCGCGCTCGGCGGCTCCGCCACCGACGCGGACGGGCGCTGCAAGGACCTGCCGGCCCTGCCGGAAGAAACCACCCACGTACGACTCGACTTCGAGGTCGAGGAGTACTTCTCCAAGAAGCAAGCCGAGGCGCAGCAGGACGCCCCCCGCGTAAGGGACAGCGGTGCGTTCTTCCCGGAGGTGGCGATCACGTTCGCCGTCAAGCCGGGCGAGCACTATCACGTACCGCTGCTGCTCAACCCGTTCGGCTACTCCGTTTACCGAGGGAGCTAG
- a CDS encoding 8-oxoguanine deaminase, which translates to MAAPSAAQRIVIENAAIATVDANDTEYASGYLVVADNRIESIGAGKAPEGLENVVRRIDATGHLVTPGLVNTHHHFYQWITRGLATDHNLFNWLVALYPTWSRIDESMVRVAAQGSLAMMARGGVTTAMDHHYVYPKNSGDLSGAIIGAASDMGVRFTLARGSMDMSEKDGFLPPDFAVESTEGALAATEETVKKFHDASFDAMTQVAVAPCSPFSISTQLLKQGAELARRLGVRMHTHGSETVEEEKFCHELFGMGPTDYFESTGFLGEDVWMAHCVHMNDSDIAAFARTGTGVAHCPSSNARLAAGIARVPDMLKAGVPVGLGVDGTASNESGELHTELRNALLINRLGAHRESALNARQALRLGTYGGAQVLGRADNIGSLEAGKLADFVLWKIDGLGHSSIADPVTAIVFGAAAPVTASFVNGKQIVENNRLLFADEEQIARDARAEAQRLARITAQS; encoded by the coding sequence ATGGCAGCACCTTCGGCAGCCCAGCGCATCGTCATCGAGAACGCGGCGATCGCGACCGTCGATGCGAACGACACCGAGTACGCCTCCGGCTACCTCGTCGTCGCCGACAACAGGATCGAGTCCATCGGTGCCGGCAAGGCGCCCGAGGGCCTGGAGAACGTGGTCCGCCGGATCGACGCCACCGGTCATCTGGTGACGCCCGGTCTGGTCAACACCCACCACCACTTCTACCAGTGGATCACCCGAGGCCTGGCCACCGACCACAACCTGTTCAACTGGCTGGTGGCGCTCTACCCGACCTGGTCGCGGATCGACGAGTCGATGGTCCGCGTGGCCGCCCAGGGCTCCCTGGCGATGATGGCCCGCGGCGGCGTCACCACCGCCATGGACCACCACTACGTCTACCCGAAGAACTCGGGTGACCTGTCCGGCGCCATCATCGGTGCCGCCTCCGACATGGGTGTCCGCTTCACTCTCGCCCGCGGTTCGATGGACATGAGCGAGAAGGACGGCTTCCTGCCGCCCGACTTCGCCGTCGAGTCCACCGAGGGCGCGCTCGCCGCGACCGAGGAGACCGTCAAGAAGTTCCACGACGCCTCCTTCGACGCGATGACCCAGGTCGCCGTCGCTCCCTGTTCCCCCTTCTCCATCTCCACCCAGCTGCTCAAGCAGGGTGCCGAGCTGGCCCGCCGGCTCGGGGTGCGCATGCACACCCACGGCTCGGAGACCGTGGAGGAGGAGAAGTTCTGCCACGAGCTCTTCGGCATGGGCCCGACGGACTACTTCGAGTCCACCGGCTTCCTCGGCGAGGACGTGTGGATGGCGCACTGCGTCCACATGAACGACTCCGACATCGCCGCCTTCGCCCGCACCGGTACGGGTGTGGCGCACTGCCCGTCCTCCAACGCGCGCCTCGCCGCCGGCATCGCCCGCGTACCGGACATGCTGAAGGCGGGCGTGCCGGTCGGCCTCGGCGTCGACGGCACCGCGTCCAACGAGTCCGGCGAGCTCCACACCGAGCTGCGGAACGCGCTCCTCATCAACCGCCTCGGCGCCCACCGCGAGTCCGCGCTCAACGCCCGCCAGGCCCTGCGCCTCGGCACCTACGGCGGCGCGCAGGTCCTCGGCCGCGCCGACAACATCGGCTCCCTCGAAGCCGGCAAGCTCGCCGACTTCGTCCTCTGGAAGATCGACGGCCTCGGCCACTCCTCGATCGCCGACCCGGTCACCGCGATCGTCTTCGGCGCCGCGGCCCCGGTCACCGCCTCCTTCGTCAACGGCAAGCAGATCGTCGAGAACAATCGACTGCTGTTCGCCGACGAGGAGCAGATCGCGCGTGACGCGCGCGCGGAGGCGCAGCGCCTGGCCCGTATCACGGCCCAGAGCTGA
- a CDS encoding fibronectin type III domain-containing protein: protein MQRPLAASLLTAMLLTLAACSGAPEPPPKDTSAPTVPTGVTATAGSATTVHVMWSAATDDRAVTGYAVYRAGRKVRDLPATTLMTDVVGLAPATPHAFTVRARDAAGNVSPPSATVAATTLPADTEDRTPPTAPRVLRATADGSRAATLTWTPSRDDTRVTAYDVYQADTRVHTAPGTATTARVTGLRPGTAYAFTVRARDAAENSSPDSPRVELTTTPAPGAPPNTAPERLTATAAEGEITLTWTPPDTGAPVTHHELHLDGRFATTIVWGTTPPPGRATYTFPVQDPPGTRYTVTLRARLPDGTWGDFSAPRVVVVR, encoded by the coding sequence GTGCAACGCCCGCTCGCCGCAAGCCTGTTGACTGCCATGTTGCTGACCCTCGCCGCCTGCTCGGGCGCCCCGGAACCCCCTCCGAAGGACACGAGCGCCCCGACCGTCCCCACCGGGGTCACCGCCACCGCGGGCAGCGCGACCACCGTCCATGTCATGTGGAGCGCCGCCACCGACGACCGGGCGGTCACCGGCTACGCCGTCTACCGCGCGGGCCGCAAGGTCAGGGACCTCCCCGCCACCACCCTGATGACCGACGTCGTCGGACTCGCGCCCGCCACCCCGCACGCCTTCACCGTCCGCGCCCGCGACGCCGCCGGCAACGTCTCGCCCCCGAGCGCCACCGTCGCCGCCACCACCCTCCCCGCGGACACCGAGGACCGCACGCCCCCCACCGCCCCGAGGGTGCTCCGCGCCACCGCCGACGGCAGCCGCGCCGCCACCCTCACCTGGACCCCGTCCCGCGACGACACCCGCGTCACCGCGTACGACGTCTACCAGGCGGACACCCGCGTCCACACCGCCCCCGGCACCGCCACCACCGCCCGCGTCACCGGCCTGCGCCCCGGCACCGCCTACGCGTTCACGGTCCGCGCCCGCGACGCCGCCGAGAACTCCTCCCCGGACAGCCCCCGCGTCGAGCTCACCACCACCCCCGCGCCCGGCGCACCCCCGAACACCGCGCCCGAGCGCCTCACCGCCACGGCCGCCGAGGGCGAGATCACCCTCACCTGGACCCCGCCGGACACCGGAGCCCCCGTCACCCACCACGAACTCCACCTCGACGGCCGGTTCGCCACCACCATCGTCTGGGGCACCACCCCGCCCCCCGGCCGCGCCACCTACACCTTCCCGGTCCAGGACCCCCCGGGCACCCGCTACACCGTGACCCTCCGCGCCCGCCTCCCCGACGGCACCTGGGGCGACTTCTCGGCACCCCGCGTGGTGGTGGTCCGCTGA
- a CDS encoding aspartate/glutamate racemase family protein yields MLINPNTSTATTAMMTAIAQRTLGARPEGRAVRGVTVSRGPGMLTDPAALRAAAPEVLAAGLRAAAEGDCAALLVGAFGDPGLEALRAATGLPVAGLGEAALLEAAAGGAPFGVATTTPLLAEAIAERVAALGLADRYTGIRLTAGTPERLSADPSLLLDRLERAVRACAERDGARAVVIGGGPLGEAAEELRARCAVEVVAPIPAACRALSRLLAG; encoded by the coding sequence GTGCTGATCAACCCCAACACCTCCACGGCGACGACCGCGATGATGACCGCCATCGCCCAACGGACGCTGGGGGCCCGCCCGGAGGGCCGTGCGGTCCGCGGGGTCACCGTCTCCCGCGGCCCCGGCATGCTCACCGACCCCGCCGCCCTGCGCGCCGCCGCCCCCGAGGTGCTCGCCGCCGGACTGCGGGCCGCGGCCGAGGGCGACTGCGCGGCGCTCCTCGTCGGGGCCTTCGGCGACCCCGGCCTCGAGGCGCTGCGCGCCGCGACCGGCCTGCCCGTGGCGGGGCTCGGGGAGGCGGCCCTCCTGGAGGCCGCCGCCGGCGGCGCGCCGTTCGGCGTGGCGACCACCACGCCGCTCCTGGCCGAGGCCATCGCCGAGCGCGTGGCGGCGCTCGGCCTCGCCGACCGGTACACGGGCATCCGGCTCACCGCCGGCACCCCCGAACGCCTCTCCGCCGACCCGTCGTTGCTCCTCGACCGGCTGGAGCGGGCGGTCCGGGCCTGCGCCGAACGGGACGGGGCGCGCGCCGTCGTCATCGGCGGCGGTCCGCTCGGCGAGGCCGCCGAGGAGCTGCGCGCCCGGTGCGCGGTCGAGGTCGTCGCCCCGATCCCGGCGGCCTGCCGCGCGCTCTCCCGCCTGCTGGCCGGCTGA
- a CDS encoding nucleobase:cation symporter-2 family protein has product MLTSGLQHVAAMYAGVVAPPLIVGAAVGLSGTELTFLTGASLFTAGLATFLQTLGVWKIGAKLPFVNGVTFAGVAPMLAIVDTTDDKSDALPVIFGAIIVAGLLGFLAAPWFSRLVRFFPPVVTGTVITLIGVSLLPVAFGWAQGPNPTAKDYGSTTYLTLAAITLVVVLLLRRFTRGFLKQVAVLVGLVIGTLIAIPFGVTDFSPVTEADIVGFPSPFHFGAPQFALAAIISMCVVMLVSMTESTADMLALGEIVERPADEKTIAAGLRADTLGSAISPLFNGFMCSAFAQNIGLVAMTRIRSRFVVACGGGFLVLMGLSPVAASLISVVPRPVLGGAGVVLFGSVAASGIQTLVKAGLEKDNNVLIVAVSLAVGIIPITAPNFYHAFPETAKIILDSGISTGCVAAVLLNVVFNHLGGGRDDDQVTAPMEPGEEISGSATAKAAHVH; this is encoded by the coding sequence ATGCTCACCAGTGGCCTCCAGCACGTGGCCGCCATGTACGCGGGCGTCGTAGCGCCGCCCCTGATCGTCGGAGCGGCCGTCGGCCTCTCCGGCACCGAACTCACCTTCCTGACCGGCGCGAGCCTGTTCACCGCCGGTCTCGCGACCTTCCTCCAGACACTCGGTGTCTGGAAGATCGGCGCCAAGCTGCCGTTCGTCAACGGAGTCACCTTCGCCGGTGTCGCCCCGATGCTCGCGATCGTCGACACGACGGACGACAAGTCCGACGCGCTCCCCGTCATCTTCGGCGCGATCATCGTCGCCGGACTGCTCGGCTTCCTCGCCGCCCCCTGGTTCTCCCGGCTCGTGCGGTTCTTCCCGCCGGTCGTCACCGGCACCGTGATCACCCTCATTGGTGTCTCCCTCCTCCCGGTCGCCTTCGGTTGGGCCCAAGGGCCCAACCCCACGGCCAAGGACTACGGTTCGACCACGTACCTGACCCTCGCCGCCATCACACTCGTCGTGGTCCTGCTGCTGCGCCGCTTCACCCGCGGCTTCCTCAAGCAGGTCGCCGTCCTGGTCGGCCTCGTCATCGGCACGCTCATCGCCATACCGTTCGGGGTCACCGACTTCTCCCCGGTGACCGAGGCGGACATCGTCGGCTTCCCGTCCCCGTTCCACTTCGGCGCCCCGCAGTTCGCGCTCGCCGCGATCATCTCCATGTGCGTGGTCATGCTGGTCTCCATGACCGAGTCGACCGCCGACATGCTGGCGCTCGGCGAGATCGTGGAGCGCCCCGCCGACGAGAAGACCATCGCGGCCGGCCTCCGCGCCGACACCCTCGGCTCGGCGATCAGCCCGCTCTTCAACGGCTTCATGTGCAGCGCCTTCGCCCAGAACATCGGTCTGGTCGCCATGACCAGGATCCGCAGCCGCTTCGTCGTGGCCTGCGGCGGTGGCTTCCTGGTCCTGATGGGGCTCTCGCCGGTCGCCGCCTCGCTGATCTCGGTCGTGCCCCGGCCGGTCCTCGGCGGCGCGGGCGTCGTCCTCTTCGGCTCGGTCGCCGCCAGCGGCATCCAGACCCTGGTCAAGGCCGGCCTGGAGAAGGACAACAACGTCCTGATCGTGGCCGTCTCGCTGGCCGTCGGCATCATCCCCATCACGGCGCCGAACTTCTACCACGCCTTCCCGGAGACCGCGAAGATCATCCTGGACTCCGGCATCTCCACCGGCTGTGTCGCGGCCGTCCTGCTCAACGTGGTATTCAACCACCTGGGCGGAGGCCGGGACGACGACCAGGTCACCGCGCCGATGGAGCCGGGCGAGGAGATCTCCGGCAGCGCCACGGCGAAGGCGGCGCACGTCCACTGA
- a CDS encoding nucleobase:cation symporter-2 family protein has translation MAQPAMGPASAEGPCSTPPDTTHQVHPVDEKLPASRLVPAALQHIAAMYAGVVTPPLIIGQAVGLDAAGMTRLIAASLLIAGCATILQTLGIRTFAGNRLPFVNAASSAGIAPMLAIAETSAPGHQLPAIYGAVMVAGVFCLAVGPFFGKLLRFFPPLVTGVVITLIGVTLMPVPVGWAQGGDKTAADFGAMKYLALAGFTLVVILLFQRFGKGFVKQIALLLGLFIGTLAAIPFGMADFTALREAPVAALPAPFAFGAPEFQPAAILSLCIVMLVLMTESSAGMLALGEICDRRSDGKTITRGLRTDGIATLLGPVFGGFPTSAFAQNVGVVSLTRVRSRYVVAVAGGALIVLGAFPVLGAIVSTVPMPVLGGAGIVLFGSIAVSGIRTLSEAGLDDSSNIILVAVALGAGIIPLAAPTFYADFPAWAQTVLGSGISAGALVAVLLNLFFHHLGTRSRHAAPALKSS, from the coding sequence ATGGCACAGCCCGCAATGGGGCCGGCATCCGCCGAAGGCCCGTGTTCCACCCCACCGGACACCACACACCAGGTCCATCCGGTGGACGAAAAGCTTCCTGCCTCGCGGCTCGTCCCCGCGGCACTCCAGCACATCGCGGCCATGTACGCCGGCGTCGTCACTCCTCCGCTCATCATCGGCCAGGCCGTCGGCCTGGACGCGGCGGGGATGACCCGGCTCATCGCCGCAAGCCTGCTCATCGCCGGCTGTGCCACGATCCTGCAGACCCTCGGCATCCGGACGTTCGCCGGCAACCGGCTCCCGTTCGTCAACGCCGCCTCCTCGGCCGGCATCGCCCCGATGCTCGCCATCGCCGAGACCAGCGCCCCAGGGCACCAACTCCCCGCCATCTACGGTGCGGTGATGGTCGCCGGAGTGTTCTGCCTCGCCGTGGGCCCCTTCTTCGGGAAGCTCCTGCGGTTCTTCCCGCCGCTCGTCACCGGCGTCGTCATCACCCTCATCGGGGTGACCCTGATGCCCGTGCCCGTCGGCTGGGCCCAGGGCGGCGACAAGACCGCCGCCGACTTCGGCGCCATGAAGTACCTGGCACTCGCCGGCTTCACCCTCGTCGTCATCCTGCTCTTCCAGCGCTTCGGCAAGGGCTTCGTCAAGCAGATCGCCCTGCTGCTCGGCCTCTTCATCGGCACCCTCGCCGCGATCCCCTTCGGGATGGCCGACTTCACGGCCCTGCGCGAGGCGCCCGTCGCGGCCCTGCCCGCTCCCTTCGCCTTCGGCGCCCCCGAGTTCCAGCCCGCCGCGATCCTCTCCCTGTGCATCGTGATGCTCGTCCTGATGACCGAGTCCAGCGCCGGGATGCTCGCCCTCGGCGAGATCTGCGACCGCCGCAGCGACGGGAAGACCATCACCCGGGGTCTGCGCACCGACGGCATCGCGACCCTGCTCGGCCCCGTCTTCGGCGGCTTCCCGACCTCGGCCTTCGCCCAGAACGTCGGCGTCGTCTCGCTGACCCGGGTCCGCTCCCGGTACGTCGTCGCCGTCGCCGGCGGCGCCCTGATCGTCCTCGGTGCCTTCCCGGTCCTCGGCGCGATCGTCTCCACCGTCCCGATGCCCGTCCTCGGCGGCGCCGGCATCGTCCTCTTCGGCTCGATCGCGGTCAGCGGCATCCGGACCCTCTCGGAAGCCGGACTCGACGACAGCTCCAACATCATCCTGGTGGCCGTCGCGCTCGGAGCGGGCATCATCCCGCTCGCCGCTCCCACCTTCTACGCCGACTTCCCGGCCTGGGCGCAGACCGTGCTCGGCTCCGGCATCAGCGCGGGGGCGCTCGTCGCCGTCCTGCTCAACTTGTTCTTCCACCATCTCGGCACCCGGAGCCGTCACGCGGCTCCGGCACTCAAATCCTCCTAG
- a CDS encoding 2-hydroxy-3-oxopropionate reductase, protein MSNLPKIAWIGLGIMGSPMSENLIKAGYSVTGFTLEQDKLDRLTAAGGTSAASIAEAVKDADVIITMVPASPQVEAISYGPAGILENAKQGALIVDMSSITPQTSVDLAKNAAEKGIRVIDAPVSGGEAGAIEAVLSIMVGGEQADFDEALPILETLGKTIVLCGPHGSGQTVKAANQLIVAVNIQACAEAVVFLEKSGVNLQAALDVLNGGLAGSTVLTRKKDNFLNRDFKPGFRIDLHHKDMGIVTDAARNVGAALPVGAVVAQLVASLRAQGDGGLDHSALLRAVERLSGQQV, encoded by the coding sequence ATGAGCAATCTCCCCAAGATCGCTTGGATCGGCCTCGGCATCATGGGCTCCCCCATGTCCGAGAACCTGATCAAGGCCGGCTACTCGGTCACCGGCTTCACCCTGGAGCAGGACAAGCTGGACCGCCTCACCGCGGCCGGCGGCACCTCCGCCGCCTCGATCGCCGAGGCCGTGAAGGACGCCGACGTCATCATCACGATGGTGCCCGCGTCCCCGCAGGTCGAGGCCATCTCCTACGGCCCCGCGGGCATCCTGGAGAACGCCAAGCAGGGCGCGCTGATCGTCGACATGTCGTCGATCACCCCGCAGACCTCGGTCGACCTCGCCAAGAACGCCGCCGAGAAGGGCATCCGCGTCATCGACGCCCCGGTGTCCGGCGGCGAGGCCGGCGCGATCGAGGCCGTGCTCTCGATCATGGTCGGCGGCGAGCAGGCCGACTTCGACGAGGCCCTCCCGATCCTGGAGACCCTCGGCAAGACCATCGTTCTCTGTGGCCCGCACGGCTCCGGCCAGACGGTGAAGGCCGCCAACCAGCTCATCGTCGCGGTCAACATCCAGGCCTGCGCCGAGGCCGTCGTCTTCCTCGAGAAGTCCGGCGTGAACCTCCAGGCCGCCCTGGACGTCCTCAACGGCGGTCTGGCCGGCTCCACGGTCCTGACCCGCAAGAAGGACAACTTCCTGAACCGGGACTTCAAGCCCGGCTTCCGGATCGACCTGCACCACAAGGACATGGGCATCGTCACCGACGCCGCCCGCAACGTCGGCGCGGCCCTCCCGGTCGGCGCTGTCGTGGCCCAGCTGGTCGCCTCCCTGCGTGCGCAGGGTGACGGCGGCCTGGACCACTCGGCCCTGCTGCGCGCCGTCGAGCGCCTCTCCGGCCAGCAGGTCTGA
- a CDS encoding helix-turn-helix domain-containing protein: protein MGAELLGPAQAQGDDVVLSWEGEDVLAVRLPQLSDSLDHILAAMERRHGMPLAELDRKAKQEAVRVLEARGAFSVRHGVETVAGALGVSRFTVYNYLNRETALNREKAAESS, encoded by the coding sequence ATGGGGGCCGAGCTGCTCGGCCCCGCGCAGGCGCAGGGCGACGACGTCGTCCTCTCCTGGGAGGGGGAGGACGTGCTCGCCGTGCGGCTGCCGCAGCTGTCGGATTCCCTGGATCACATCCTCGCGGCGATGGAACGACGGCACGGGATGCCATTGGCCGAACTCGACCGCAAGGCGAAGCAGGAAGCGGTGCGCGTTCTGGAGGCACGCGGTGCCTTCTCGGTGCGCCATGGGGTGGAGACGGTGGCGGGGGCGCTGGGCGTCAGTCGCTTCACCGTGTACAACTACCTGAACAGGGAGACCGCCCTGAACAGGGAAAAGGCTGCCGAGAGCAGCTAG
- the pucL gene encoding factor-independent urate hydroxylase yields MPTILGQNQYGKAENRVVKITRDGDTHHIKDLNVSVALSGDLDDVHLTGSNAHCLPTDTTKNTIFAFAKEYGIESAEQFGIHLARHFVTSQEPIKQARIRIEEYSWERIASSDANSKFIGADEVNHSFARKGQETRVTQVTYDGEKWEVISGLKDLVVMNSTNSEFWGYIKDKYTTLQEAYDRILATQVSARWRFNWTDDDQRMPNWERSYEQTRKHMLEAFSETYSYSLQQTLYQMATRIINHRSEIDEVRFSLPNKHHFLVDLEPFGLKNDNEVYYAADRMYGLIEATVLRDGATALIPVDMTNL; encoded by the coding sequence ATGCCCACGATTCTCGGCCAGAACCAGTACGGCAAAGCAGAGAACCGCGTCGTCAAGATCACGCGGGACGGCGACACCCACCACATCAAGGACCTGAACGTCTCCGTCGCCCTCTCCGGCGACCTCGACGACGTCCACCTCACCGGCTCCAACGCCCACTGCCTCCCCACCGACACGACGAAGAACACCATCTTCGCGTTCGCCAAGGAGTACGGCATCGAGTCCGCCGAGCAGTTCGGCATCCACCTCGCCCGCCACTTCGTGACGAGCCAGGAGCCGATCAAGCAGGCGCGCATCCGGATCGAGGAGTACTCCTGGGAGCGCATCGCCTCCTCGGACGCCAACTCCAAGTTCATCGGCGCCGACGAGGTCAACCACTCCTTCGCCCGCAAGGGCCAGGAGACCCGCGTCACCCAGGTGACGTACGACGGCGAGAAGTGGGAGGTCATCTCCGGCCTCAAGGACCTCGTCGTCATGAACTCCACCAACTCGGAGTTCTGGGGCTACATCAAGGACAAGTACACGACGCTCCAGGAGGCGTACGACCGCATCCTGGCGACGCAGGTGTCCGCCCGGTGGCGGTTCAACTGGACCGACGACGACCAGCGCATGCCCAACTGGGAGCGGTCCTACGAGCAGACGCGCAAGCACATGCTCGAGGCCTTCTCGGAGACGTACTCGTACTCCCTCCAGCAGACGCTGTACCAGATGGCCACGCGCATCATCAACCACCGCTCGGAGATCGACGAAGTCCGCTTCTCGCTCCCGAACAAGCACCACTTCCTGGTCGACCTCGAGCCCTTCGGTCTGAAGAACGACAACGAGGTCTACTACGCCGCCGACCGCATGTACGGCCTCATCGAGGCCACCGTGCTGCGTGACGGAGCCACGGCGCTGATCCCGGTCGACATGACCAACCTCTAA
- the uraD gene encoding 2-oxo-4-hydroxy-4-carboxy-5-ureidoimidazoline decarboxylase, with protein MTSGTTPGLTRFNTSADSEALAALHEVCSSSAWGSKLLAQRPYATAEALFLASDAAMAELTAEDLADAMAGHPPIGRPKAGDPTSSREQSGMAGASEELKAEMLELNLAYQDKFGHVFLICATGRTGEQMRDAVRERIGNSPEAEREIVRTELGKINRIRLTRLVETSEEESSA; from the coding sequence GTGACTTCAGGTACGACACCGGGTCTGACCCGGTTCAACACCTCGGCGGACAGCGAGGCTCTCGCCGCGCTCCACGAGGTGTGCTCCAGCTCGGCGTGGGGGAGCAAACTGCTCGCCCAGCGCCCGTACGCCACCGCCGAAGCCCTCTTCCTCGCCAGCGACGCCGCCATGGCCGAGCTGACCGCCGAGGACCTGGCCGACGCGATGGCGGGCCACCCGCCGATCGGTCGTCCGAAGGCCGGGGACCCGACCTCCTCCCGCGAACAGAGCGGGATGGCCGGCGCCTCCGAGGAGCTCAAGGCCGAGATGCTCGAACTCAACCTGGCCTACCAGGACAAGTTCGGTCATGTCTTCCTCATCTGCGCCACCGGCAGGACCGGCGAGCAGATGCGCGACGCGGTCCGTGAGCGGATCGGCAACTCGCCCGAGGCGGAGCGGGAGATCGTCCGCACCGAACTGGGCAAGATCAACCGCATCCGGCTGACCCGTCTCGTAGAGACCTCCGAGGAAGAGAGCTCCGCATGA